One window of the Streptomyces sp. NBC_00259 genome contains the following:
- a CDS encoding nucleoside deaminase yields MTHDERTEAELRHLRRCVELAAEAVEAGDHPFGSVLVAADGGVLAEDRNREVTTGDPTRHPEFALARWAAENMTAKARAAATVFTSGEHCAMCAAAHGWVGLGRIVYVSSSEQTTAWLGELGVPPSAVRTLPVGEIVPGLPVEGPVPALAEQVRELHRRFRGRTREA; encoded by the coding sequence GTGACGCACGACGAACGCACCGAGGCCGAGCTGCGGCATCTGCGCCGCTGTGTCGAGCTCGCCGCCGAGGCGGTGGAAGCGGGTGATCATCCCTTCGGTTCCGTGCTGGTCGCGGCGGACGGCGGCGTGCTCGCCGAGGACCGCAACCGTGAGGTGACGACGGGCGACCCGACGCGCCATCCGGAGTTCGCGCTGGCCCGCTGGGCGGCCGAGAACATGACCGCAAAGGCCCGGGCGGCGGCGACGGTGTTCACCTCGGGCGAGCACTGCGCGATGTGCGCGGCGGCGCACGGCTGGGTCGGGCTGGGGCGCATCGTGTACGTGAGCTCCTCCGAGCAGACGACGGCCTGGCTCGGCGAGCTGGGTGTTCCGCCGTCCGCCGTGCGAACGCTGCCGGTCGGTGAGATCGTCCCGGGCCTGCCCGTGGAGGGGCCGGTCCCCGCTCTCGCCGAGCAGGTACGCGAGTTGCACCGGCGCTTCCGCGGCCGGACGCGCGAGGCGTGA
- a CDS encoding spermidine synthase, with amino-acid sequence MDEPLPVIRAVDHGTAKLMPDIDRARAWLLTVDGAPQSYVDLDDPTHLEFEYARRLAHVLDCVGDEGAPLDVLHLGGGALTLPRYVAVTRPGSRQDVVEADRGLLALVTERLPLPPGPGISVHGADARRWLEEAPADCADVVIADVFGGSRVPAHLTSREYARAVNRVLRSGGIYAANLADGAPFAFLRSQLATFATVFPELALIAEPGVLRGRRFGNAVLIASHTGIDTHALARRTASDAFPARVEHGEALRRFIGDATAVRDENAVASPEPPDGAFSIG; translated from the coding sequence GTGGACGAGCCCCTTCCCGTCATCCGCGCCGTCGACCACGGCACCGCCAAGCTCATGCCCGACATCGACCGGGCGCGCGCCTGGCTGCTGACCGTGGACGGGGCGCCGCAGTCGTACGTCGACCTCGACGATCCGACGCACCTCGAATTCGAGTACGCGCGACGCCTCGCGCACGTCCTGGACTGCGTGGGCGACGAGGGCGCGCCACTGGACGTACTGCACCTCGGCGGCGGGGCGCTGACCCTGCCCAGATACGTCGCGGTCACCCGTCCGGGCTCACGGCAGGACGTGGTCGAGGCCGACCGCGGGCTGCTGGCGCTGGTCACCGAGCGGCTACCGCTGCCGCCAGGACCGGGAATCTCCGTGCACGGGGCCGACGCGCGGCGGTGGCTGGAGGAGGCGCCGGCGGACTGCGCGGATGTGGTGATCGCCGATGTGTTCGGCGGCTCGCGGGTGCCCGCGCATCTCACCTCCCGCGAGTACGCCAGGGCCGTGAACCGCGTCCTGCGCTCCGGCGGGATCTACGCGGCGAACCTCGCCGACGGTGCTCCCTTCGCCTTCCTCCGATCCCAACTGGCCACGTTCGCCACCGTGTTCCCTGAGCTGGCGCTCATCGCCGAACCCGGGGTGCTGCGCGGCCGCCGCTTCGGCAACGCCGTACTGATTGCTTCGCACACCGGGATCGACACCCACGCCCTCGCCCGCCGTACCGCGTCCGACGCGTTCCCGGCCCGCGTCGAGCACGGCGAGGCCCTGCGCCGATTCATCGGTGACGCCACGGCCGTACGGGACGAGAACGCGGTCGCCTCACCGGAACCGCCGGACGGGGCCTTCAGCATCGGCTGA
- a CDS encoding patatin-like phospholipase family protein: MADTDAHKDVVRDEPTKSRRTALVLGGGGLAGIGWEVGILHGLAEAGADPTGADLIVGTSAGSVVGAQLTSGLLTLPELYERQLADPEGEVPAGMGPTVLARYLWGVLRSRDAEAYGARMGRLALSTRTEPEEVRRAVFAARLLTHDWPRARRLVVTAVDALTGEFRAFDEESGVPLLDAVGASCAVPGVWPPVTIGGRRFIDGGVRSSTNADLAVGYDTVVIVAPISVGGGPVPSARVQAARLTAAGAHVVLITPDRAARRAFGRNVLDPSRRAPSARAGRAQAVAHAQAVRAILPG, from the coding sequence ATGGCGGACACTGACGCGCACAAGGACGTGGTGAGGGACGAGCCGACGAAGAGCCGTCGGACGGCACTGGTACTCGGCGGGGGCGGGCTGGCCGGGATCGGCTGGGAGGTCGGCATCCTGCACGGCCTCGCCGAGGCCGGCGCCGACCCGACCGGCGCCGATCTGATCGTCGGGACCTCGGCGGGCTCGGTCGTCGGAGCCCAGCTCACCTCCGGCCTGCTCACCCTTCCGGAGCTGTATGAGCGTCAGCTCGCCGATCCGGAGGGCGAGGTGCCCGCCGGCATGGGGCCCACCGTCCTCGCCCGCTACCTCTGGGGGGTGCTGCGCTCGCGCGACGCCGAGGCGTACGGCGCGCGCATGGGGCGGCTCGCGCTGTCCACCCGTACCGAGCCGGAGGAGGTACGGCGGGCCGTCTTCGCCGCCCGGCTGCTCACGCACGACTGGCCGCGTGCGCGGCGGCTCGTCGTCACCGCGGTGGACGCCCTCACCGGCGAGTTCCGGGCCTTCGACGAGGAGAGCGGTGTCCCGCTGCTCGACGCGGTCGGCGCGAGTTGCGCCGTGCCCGGCGTCTGGCCGCCCGTCACCATCGGCGGACGGCGTTTCATCGACGGCGGAGTGCGCTCGTCCACGAACGCGGACCTCGCGGTCGGCTACGACACGGTCGTCATCGTCGCGCCGATCTCGGTCGGCGGCGGGCCCGTACCCTCGGCGCGCGTGCAGGCGGCCAGGCTCACCGCGGCGGGGGCGCACGTGGTCCTGATCACCCCGGACCGGGCGGCCCGCCGGGCGTTCGGGCGCAATGTGCTGGATCCTTCGCGCCGGGCGCCCTCCGCCCGGGCGGGCCGTGCCCAGGCGGTGGCGCACGCCCAGGCCGTACGGGCGATCCTGCCGGGCTGA
- the tuf gene encoding elongation factor Tu: protein MPKTAYVRTKPHLNIGTMGHVDHGKTTLTAAITKVLSERGTGTFVPFDRIDRAPEEAARGITINIAHVEYETDTRHYAHVDMPGHADYVKNMVTGAAQLDGAILVVSALDGIMPQTAEHVLLARQVGVDHIVVALNKADADDPELTDLVELEVRELLTAHGYGGDAVPVVRVSGLKALEGDPRWTAAVEALLDAVDTYVPMPVRYTDAPFLLPVENVLTITGRGTVVTGAVERGTVRVGDQVEVLGADVTTVVTGLETFGKPMESAEAGDNVALLLRGVPRDAVRRGHVVTAPGSVTPSRRFTAQVYVLSGREGGRTTPIGTGYRPQFYIRTADVVGDVDLGEAAVARPGDTVTMTVELGRDTPLEPGLGFAIREGGRTVGAGTVTALV, encoded by the coding sequence ATGCCCAAGACGGCATACGTGCGCACCAAGCCGCACCTCAACATCGGCACCATGGGCCACGTCGACCACGGCAAGACCACGCTGACGGCCGCCATCACCAAGGTCCTCAGCGAGCGCGGGACCGGCACCTTCGTGCCGTTCGACCGGATCGACCGGGCGCCGGAGGAGGCCGCCCGGGGCATCACCATCAACATCGCGCACGTCGAGTACGAGACCGACACCCGGCACTACGCGCACGTCGACATGCCCGGCCACGCCGACTACGTGAAGAACATGGTCACCGGTGCCGCCCAGCTCGACGGCGCGATCCTCGTCGTCTCCGCGCTCGACGGGATCATGCCGCAGACCGCCGAGCACGTCCTGCTGGCCCGTCAGGTCGGCGTCGACCACATCGTCGTCGCCCTCAACAAGGCCGACGCGGACGACCCCGAGCTGACCGACCTCGTCGAGCTCGAGGTGCGCGAGCTGCTCACGGCGCACGGCTACGGCGGTGACGCGGTGCCGGTCGTCAGGGTCTCCGGGCTCAAGGCCCTGGAGGGTGACCCGCGCTGGACGGCCGCCGTGGAGGCGCTGCTCGACGCCGTCGACACCTATGTGCCGATGCCGGTCCGCTACACGGACGCGCCGTTCCTGCTCCCGGTGGAGAACGTGCTCACCATCACCGGGCGCGGCACGGTCGTCACGGGCGCTGTCGAGCGCGGCACCGTGCGCGTCGGCGACCAGGTGGAGGTGCTCGGGGCCGACGTCACCACCGTCGTCACCGGCCTGGAGACCTTCGGCAAGCCGATGGAGTCCGCCGAGGCCGGCGACAACGTGGCGCTGCTGCTGCGCGGGGTGCCGCGTGACGCGGTGCGGCGCGGCCATGTGGTCACGGCGCCCGGCAGCGTCACGCCCAGCCGCCGTTTCACCGCCCAGGTGTACGTCCTGTCCGGCCGTGAGGGCGGCCGTACGACGCCGATCGGCACCGGCTACCGGCCGCAGTTCTACATCCGCACCGCGGATGTCGTCGGGGACGTCGACCTCGGCGAGGCGGCGGTCGCGCGTCCCGGCGACACGGTCACCATGACCGTCGAGCTCGGCCGCGACACTCCGCTGGAGCCCGGCCTGGGCTTCGCGATCCGCGAGGGCGGCCGCACGGTGGGCGCGGGCACCGTCACCGCGCTGGTCTGA
- a CDS encoding DNA alkylation repair protein translates to MTLPVPRSALADTVLERLTVVYATGADPVRAREAAAYMKDVAPFLGIRTPERRRLSRTVLDGTPRPAEADCAAIALRCWELPEREYHYFAVDYLRRHAGRCSSDFLLVARHLIATVSWWDTVDLLAAHVVGPLVAADAELVAAMDEWIEDDNLWIARTALLHQLGYKQATDAERLFRYCLRQSGHSDFFIRKAIGWSLREYAKTDPDAVRAFVATSRDRLAPLSVREALKNL, encoded by the coding sequence ATGACCCTCCCCGTACCGCGCAGCGCGCTCGCCGACACGGTGCTCGAACGGCTCACCGTCGTGTACGCCACGGGAGCCGACCCGGTCCGGGCGCGCGAGGCCGCCGCCTACATGAAGGACGTCGCACCCTTCCTCGGCATCCGCACCCCCGAACGGCGTCGCCTGTCCCGTACGGTCCTCGACGGCACCCCGAGGCCCGCCGAGGCCGACTGCGCGGCGATAGCCCTGCGCTGCTGGGAGCTGCCCGAGCGCGAGTACCACTACTTCGCCGTCGACTATCTGCGGCGCCACGCCGGGCGCTGCTCCTCGGACTTCCTGCTGGTCGCCCGCCACCTGATCGCCACGGTCTCGTGGTGGGACACGGTGGACCTGCTCGCCGCCCATGTCGTCGGCCCGCTCGTCGCCGCCGACGCGGAACTCGTCGCCGCGATGGACGAGTGGATCGAGGACGACAACCTCTGGATCGCCCGCACGGCCCTGCTCCACCAGCTCGGCTACAAGCAGGCGACGGACGCGGAACGGCTCTTCCGGTACTGCCTGCGTCAGTCCGGGCACTCCGACTTCTTCATCCGCAAGGCGATCGGCTGGAGCCTGCGCGAGTACGCCAAGACCGACCCGGACGCCGTACGGGCCTTCGTCGCCACCTCCCGTGACCGGCTGGCGCCGCTCTCGGTGCGCGAAGCCCTCAAGAACCTGTGA